A genomic window from Salvia splendens isolate huo1 chromosome 11, SspV2, whole genome shotgun sequence includes:
- the LOC121754053 gene encoding homeobox-leucine zipper protein ATHB-12-like isoform X1, translating into MSINIKKTSRNSRRKRFSDDQIKSLETTFETEARPELHLKQHLASQLGLQPRQIAIWFQNKRARSKSKQIEQEYSVLKSNYDDLALQFDALRKENQALLTQVQKLRKMADNKDCEEDEKNQIKLGATEIPRLLLDIKGNELCMPSCGELNGRVDYLGEEADVLNIAQIAESSLASPENGCSFESCNFLDNTGGNAQWWDF; encoded by the exons ATGTCTATCAATATTAAGAAGACCTCCAGAAACTCCAGGAGAAAAAGATTTAGCGATGACCAAATCAAGTCACTGGAGACCACGTTCGAGACCGAGGCTAGACCGGAGCTACACCTCAAGCAACACCTAGCTAGCCAGCTTGGCCTGCAGCCACGACAAATTGCCATATGGTTCCAGAACAAAAGGGCTAGATCAAAGTCCAAGCAAATCGAGCAGGAATACAGCGTGCTCAAGTCCAACTACGATGACTTAGCTCTACAGTTTGACGCATTGAGGAAAGAGAATCAAGCATTGCTTACCCAG GTGCAGAAACTCAGAAAGATGGCGGATAACAAGGATTGCGAGGAGGATGAAAAGAATCAAATCAAATTGGGAGCTACTGAGATCCCGAGATTGCTACTAGACATTAAAGGCAATGAGCTATGCATGCCATCCTGCGGCGAACTGAACGGGAGAGTGGATTACCTGGGGGAGGAGGCAGATGTTCTGAATATAGCTCAGATTGCTGAAAGCTCCTTAGCATCACCTGAAAATGGATGTAGCTTTGAATCTTGTAATTTTCTTGATAATACTGGCGGTAATGCACAGTGGTGGGACTTCTAG
- the LOC121754053 gene encoding homeobox-leucine zipper protein ATHB-12-like isoform X2, with protein MSINIKKTSRNSRRKRFSDDQIKSLETTFETEARPELHLKQHLASQLGLQPRQIAIWFQNKRARSKSKQIEQEYSVLKSNYDDLALQFDALRKENQALLTQKLRKMADNKDCEEDEKNQIKLGATEIPRLLLDIKGNELCMPSCGELNGRVDYLGEEADVLNIAQIAESSLASPENGCSFESCNFLDNTGGNAQWWDF; from the exons ATGTCTATCAATATTAAGAAGACCTCCAGAAACTCCAGGAGAAAAAGATTTAGCGATGACCAAATCAAGTCACTGGAGACCACGTTCGAGACCGAGGCTAGACCGGAGCTACACCTCAAGCAACACCTAGCTAGCCAGCTTGGCCTGCAGCCACGACAAATTGCCATATGGTTCCAGAACAAAAGGGCTAGATCAAAGTCCAAGCAAATCGAGCAGGAATACAGCGTGCTCAAGTCCAACTACGATGACTTAGCTCTACAGTTTGACGCATTGAGGAAAGAGAATCAAGCATTGCTTACCCAG AAACTCAGAAAGATGGCGGATAACAAGGATTGCGAGGAGGATGAAAAGAATCAAATCAAATTGGGAGCTACTGAGATCCCGAGATTGCTACTAGACATTAAAGGCAATGAGCTATGCATGCCATCCTGCGGCGAACTGAACGGGAGAGTGGATTACCTGGGGGAGGAGGCAGATGTTCTGAATATAGCTCAGATTGCTGAAAGCTCCTTAGCATCACCTGAAAATGGATGTAGCTTTGAATCTTGTAATTTTCTTGATAATACTGGCGGTAATGCACAGTGGTGGGACTTCTAG